One window from the genome of Cyclobacterium amurskyense encodes:
- a CDS encoding MaoC family dehydratase codes for MSKLIINSFEDFQDYIGKELGVSEYHKVTQDQINLFADATIDHQWIHTDPEKAKAEGAFGGTIAHGYLTLSLVPFLWNQIVEVNNLKMMVNYGIENLRFANPVKVNDEIRMHATLANISDLRGTIKTEMKVKIEIKGERKPALAAQLIFLYHFQ; via the coding sequence ATGAGTAAACTTATTATTAATAGCTTTGAAGATTTCCAAGATTACATAGGAAAAGAATTGGGAGTTTCTGAGTACCATAAAGTAACACAAGACCAAATCAATCTTTTTGCCGATGCCACCATTGATCACCAATGGATTCATACTGATCCTGAAAAAGCAAAGGCTGAAGGTGCATTTGGTGGAACCATAGCACATGGCTACCTGACGCTTTCATTGGTCCCTTTTCTTTGGAATCAGATAGTAGAGGTCAATAACCTCAAGATGATGGTCAATTATGGTATAGAAAATCTTCGATTTGCCAACCCTGTTAAAGTAAACGATGAAATTCGGATGCATGCCACTCTTGCAAATATCAGTGACCTTAGAGGAACCATAAAGACAGAAATGAAGGTAAAGATTGAGATCAAAGGAGAAAGAAAACCTGCTCTTGCCGCTCAATTGATTTTCCTTTATCACTTCCAGTAA